The following are encoded in a window of Amphibacillus xylanus NBRC 15112 genomic DNA:
- the opp4B gene encoding oligopeptide ABC transporter permease: protein MWKFIIRRLITTLPQILLLSVLIFLMAQLMSGDALTGLIDPNLDPATIAEQRERLGLNDPWYVQYANWISSAIKGDLGQSFRFKMDVTELIGQRLNNTVWLSLTTLVFTYLIAIPLGITSGRYNDTLRDQLITGYTYVGFATPLFIFALVALWIFGFNLGWFPTGSSVQAGLTPGTFEYVLSRAHHLMLPSLSMALITTVSTVQYLRNEIIDTKQKDFILTARAKGASESRVYNRHVLRNSLLPIAAFFGFEITGLIGGTVFIETIYSYPGMGLLFMESIIQRDYSVVTSVVLLFGIASILGALLSDIILSLVDPRIRIK from the coding sequence ATGTGGAAATTTATTATTAGACGCTTAATTACAACATTACCGCAAATTCTTTTACTAAGTGTGCTGATCTTTTTAATGGCACAACTCATGTCGGGTGATGCATTAACAGGTTTAATTGATCCAAACCTTGACCCTGCAACAATCGCAGAACAGAGAGAACGTCTTGGTTTAAATGATCCTTGGTATGTTCAGTATGCAAACTGGATTTCTAGTGCAATAAAAGGTGATTTAGGTCAATCGTTCCGATTTAAAATGGATGTTACTGAGTTAATCGGTCAACGTTTAAACAATACGGTTTGGTTATCACTAACAACGTTAGTGTTTACGTATTTAATTGCCATTCCACTTGGTATTACAAGTGGTCGTTACAATGATACGTTACGTGATCAGTTGATTACAGGTTATACGTATGTTGGTTTTGCAACACCATTATTTATCTTTGCCCTTGTTGCTTTATGGATTTTTGGTTTCAACTTAGGTTGGTTCCCAACGGGATCAAGTGTGCAAGCAGGTTTAACACCAGGTACATTTGAATACGTGTTAAGTCGAGCGCATCACTTAATGTTACCATCTTTATCAATGGCATTGATTACAACGGTAAGTACCGTTCAATATTTACGTAATGAAATTATTGATACGAAACAAAAAGATTTTATCTTAACTGCTCGTGCTAAAGGTGCTTCAGAATCACGTGTCTATAACCGTCACGTGCTGAGAAACTCACTATTGCCGATTGCTGCATTTTTCGGATTTGAGATTACAGGGTTAATTGGTGGGACCGTGTTTATTGAAACCATTTATAGTTATCCTGGAATGGGCCTTCTATTTATGGAGTCAATCATTCAGAGAGACTATAGTGTCGTAACGTCGGTCGT
- a CDS encoding ABC transporter ATP-binding protein: MSNEELLKIKNLQTSFRIRDDYYAAVDNVSLNVRKNEVLAIVGESGSGKSALAFSIMRLHNRAKIEGEILFKGENVIDMSASRLNEMRGKDMAMIFQDPLTALNPLMTVGQQIGEALFLHDRKLTKKDVQDRVIDLLDQVGIPRPNYVIDQYPHELSGGMRQRVMIAIAIANDPELLIADEPTTALDVTIQAQILDLIRDLKEKMDAGIILITHDLGVVAEMADRVAVMYAGEIVEITDVKTLFENPKHPYTRSLLNSVPNSTDSKKQEKLHVIQGIVPSLAHLPRVGCRFKDRIPWIDDSAHEEHPELREIEPGHFVRCSCYQHFYFPDKEGVEKK, from the coding sequence GTGAGTAACGAAGAGCTATTGAAAATTAAGAATTTACAGACCTCCTTTCGAATTCGCGATGATTATTATGCGGCAGTTGACAACGTCTCATTAAATGTGAGAAAAAATGAAGTCTTAGCTATCGTAGGAGAGTCAGGATCAGGGAAAAGTGCGTTAGCTTTTTCAATCATGCGCCTGCATAATCGCGCGAAAATTGAAGGGGAAATCTTATTTAAAGGTGAGAATGTAATTGACATGTCAGCTTCACGTCTTAATGAGATGCGAGGTAAGGACATGGCGATGATTTTCCAAGACCCATTAACTGCATTGAACCCATTAATGACAGTAGGGCAACAGATCGGTGAGGCGCTCTTTTTACATGACCGTAAATTAACGAAAAAGGATGTTCAAGATCGAGTAATTGATTTGCTGGATCAGGTTGGTATTCCTCGACCAAATTATGTGATTGATCAATACCCACATGAATTATCAGGTGGAATGCGCCAACGTGTCATGATCGCAATTGCGATTGCTAATGACCCAGAGTTGTTAATTGCAGACGAACCAACTACTGCTCTGGACGTAACAATCCAAGCGCAAATTCTCGATTTGATTCGAGACCTTAAAGAAAAAATGGACGCAGGCATTATTTTAATTACGCACGACCTTGGAGTTGTGGCGGAGATGGCAGACCGTGTAGCGGTAATGTATGCGGGGGAAATTGTTGAGATTACCGATGTGAAAACATTGTTTGAAAACCCGAAACATCCATATACACGTTCATTATTAAATTCAGTTCCTAATTCAACAGATTCTAAAAAACAAGAGAAGTTACATGTTATTCAAGGGATTGTCCCTTCATTAGCTCACTTACCACGAGTAGGTTGTCGCTTTAAAGATCGGATTCCTTGGATTGATGATTCTGCACACGAGGAACACCCAGAATTAAGAGAAATTGAGCCAGGACACTTTGTCCGCTGCTCATGTTATCAACATTTTTATTTTCCAGATAAAGAGGGGGTCGAAAAGAAATGA
- a CDS encoding ABC transporter ATP-binding protein: MTFLEIKDLKVHFPIRGGILNRKIDAVRAVDGVSFQIEQGTTYGLVGESGSGKTTTGRAIIGLNDITSGQVLFEGKDLYSKKNKKLDFRRDIQMIFQDPYSSLNPKKRVLDIVAEPLRNFEKMTKREELFEVIGLLEKVGLSEESIYKYPHQFSGGQRQRIGIARAIALKPKLIIADEPVSALDVSVQAQVLNFMQDIQKELNLTYLFISHDLGIVKHMSDRIGIMYKGRFVEEGDTDDIFSNPQHIYTKRLVAAIPDINPNNRAKQKEFREAVQREYEQDYDKYFDEKGLAYPLRRHSDTHLVALPERG, translated from the coding sequence ATGACCTTTCTTGAGATAAAAGATTTAAAAGTTCATTTCCCGATTCGAGGAGGAATCTTGAATCGTAAAATCGACGCAGTTCGTGCAGTCGATGGGGTATCTTTTCAAATAGAACAAGGAACGACTTATGGTCTTGTTGGTGAATCAGGTTCAGGTAAGACAACGACAGGTCGAGCTATCATTGGTTTAAATGATATTACATCAGGTCAAGTGCTATTTGAAGGAAAAGATTTATATTCGAAAAAGAATAAAAAATTAGACTTTAGACGCGATATTCAAATGATCTTCCAAGACCCGTATTCATCACTTAACCCGAAAAAACGTGTCCTTGATATCGTCGCTGAACCACTTAGAAACTTTGAAAAGATGACGAAGAGAGAAGAGTTATTTGAAGTTATCGGTTTATTGGAGAAGGTTGGTTTATCTGAAGAGAGTATTTATAAGTACCCTCACCAATTCTCAGGTGGACAACGTCAACGTATTGGGATTGCCCGTGCGATTGCCCTAAAGCCAAAACTGATTATTGCTGATGAGCCTGTATCTGCACTTGACGTATCAGTTCAAGCACAGGTGCTTAACTTTATGCAAGATATTCAGAAAGAACTGAATTTAACGTACTTATTTATTAGTCATGATTTAGGTATTGTTAAACATATGAGTGACCGGATTGGCATCATGTATAAAGGTCGTTTTGTAGAAGAAGGGGATACAGATGATATCTTCTCTAATCCACAACATATTTATACGAAGCGCTTAGTTGCAGCCATTCCAGATATTAATCCAAATAATCGAGCAAAGCAAAAGGAATTTAGAGAAGCTGTTCAAAGAGAATATGAACAAGATTATGATAAGTACTTTGATGAAAAGGGCTTAGCTTATCCATTGCGTCGCCACTCAGACACTCATCTTGTTGCTTTGCCAGAGAGAGGGTGA